A DNA window from Polynucleobacter sp. AP-Titi-500A-B4 contains the following coding sequences:
- a CDS encoding lipocalin family protein has product MNLIYSSVFSTFLFLFSTSVFSQAADTPVKTISSLDVPRYLGTWYEIAKFPNWFQRKCLSNTQAVYSVRADGNLKVLNSCKGADGETSQAEGTARQIGAKDSPKLEVRFAPAWLGFLPMVWGDYWVIDLDSQYQLAAVSDPRREYLWILSRTPQLDQKVYEELLQRLQAQQFNVQKLELTPQASK; this is encoded by the coding sequence ATGAATCTAATTTACTCATCAGTTTTTAGCACTTTTCTTTTTCTATTCAGCACATCTGTCTTTAGTCAGGCTGCTGATACTCCAGTAAAAACCATTTCATCCCTAGATGTTCCGCGTTACTTGGGGACTTGGTATGAGATTGCTAAATTTCCAAACTGGTTTCAAAGAAAGTGTCTGAGCAATACCCAGGCGGTCTATTCAGTGAGAGCAGATGGCAATTTAAAGGTACTCAATAGTTGCAAAGGAGCTGATGGCGAGACCTCACAGGCCGAGGGTACCGCGAGACAAATTGGCGCAAAAGATTCTCCAAAGCTGGAGGTGCGTTTTGCTCCTGCGTGGCTTGGATTTTTACCAATGGTTTGGGGTGATTACTGGGTAATCGATTTAGACTCCCAATATCAATTAGCTGCGGTGAGCGATCCTAGGCGAGAATATCTCTGGATACTCTCTAGAACACCGCAGCTTGATCAGAAAGTCTATGAAGAATTACTCCAGCGGCTTCAAGCTCAGCAATTTAATGTGCAAAAGCTTGAATTGACTCCGCAGGCTAGTAAATAA
- the msrP gene encoding protein-methionine-sulfoxide reductase catalytic subunit MsrP, with the protein MGFIDKSILSSDITPQTVFENRRALIKAAAAGSFGAALAPWFSRQALASTPDKLAATLNSAYSVKDEATPYKYVTSYNNFYEFGTDKSDPVAYAGSLQTRPWTISVEGLVKKPITLDIDALLKLAPMEERIYRMRCVEGWSMVIPWDGYSLSKLINKVEPLGSAKFVEFISLADRKQMPGISSNIIEWPYREGLRMDEAMNPLTLLTFGLYGEVLPKQNGAPVRIVVPWKYGFKSAKSIVKIRFTEDMPKTSWSQFDAREYGFYSNVNPQVDHPRWSQATERRIGDAKGMFAPKIKTQMFNGYADQVASMYAGMDLKKYY; encoded by the coding sequence ATGGGCTTTATTGATAAATCAATTCTTTCTAGTGATATCACACCCCAAACCGTTTTTGAGAATCGTCGCGCTTTAATCAAGGCTGCTGCTGCCGGCAGTTTTGGTGCGGCGCTAGCCCCTTGGTTTTCAAGGCAAGCGCTTGCCTCCACTCCCGATAAATTGGCTGCAACGCTCAATTCTGCTTACAGCGTTAAAGATGAAGCTACACCTTATAAATATGTAACGAGTTACAACAACTTTTATGAGTTCGGTACAGATAAATCAGATCCTGTTGCTTATGCAGGTAGCTTGCAAACACGGCCTTGGACGATTTCGGTTGAAGGTTTGGTGAAAAAACCCATAACACTGGATATAGATGCCTTATTAAAACTGGCCCCAATGGAAGAGCGCATTTATCGTATGCGTTGTGTCGAGGGTTGGTCGATGGTGATTCCTTGGGATGGATATTCTTTATCAAAACTCATTAACAAAGTTGAGCCTCTAGGTTCGGCCAAGTTTGTAGAATTTATTTCGCTGGCTGACCGTAAACAAATGCCGGGAATCAGTAGCAATATTATTGAGTGGCCCTATCGCGAGGGTTTGCGGATGGATGAGGCCATGAATCCGCTTACACTGCTTACTTTTGGCTTATATGGCGAAGTATTGCCAAAACAAAATGGGGCACCTGTGCGAATTGTGGTGCCTTGGAAATATGGCTTCAAGAGTGCAAAGTCAATTGTCAAAATTCGGTTTACCGAAGACATGCCCAAGACGAGTTGGAGTCAATTTGATGCTCGTGAATATGGTTTCTATTCCAATGTAAACCCACAGGTGGATCATCCGCGCTGGAGTCAGGCTACAGAGCGGCGAATTGGCGACGCTAAGGGTATGTTTGCGCCCAAGATCAAGACTCAAATGTTTAATGGTTATGCTGACCAAGTAGCCAGTATGTACGCTGGTATGGATTTAAAGAAGTACTATTAA
- a CDS encoding BLUF domain-containing protein — MPKPKDLVELTYLSEAVSDMSFLGLMRLLESARAFNLRHGITGILFYDNQQFGQAIEGERANVMKVWKRIQEDKRHHRIELLEIREVAERSFPEWLLRFYGGETLVKDYPVLAGMVGGLDKHSLLLLNKMREAQV; from the coding sequence ATGCCAAAACCAAAAGACCTTGTTGAGTTAACTTATCTAAGCGAGGCCGTCTCTGATATGTCCTTCTTGGGTCTGATGCGCCTATTGGAATCAGCCCGTGCGTTCAATCTACGACATGGTATTACTGGCATCTTGTTTTATGACAACCAGCAATTTGGACAGGCCATTGAGGGCGAGCGTGCCAATGTCATGAAAGTATGGAAGCGTATTCAGGAAGATAAGCGCCATCATCGCATTGAGCTACTGGAAATTCGGGAAGTCGCAGAGCGTAGTTTTCCTGAGTGGCTACTCCGCTTTTATGGCGGAGAAACTTTGGTTAAGGATTATCCCGTCTTGGCCGGCATGGTTGGTGGCCTGGATAAGCATAGCCTTCTATTGCTTAATAAGATGCGTGAGGCCCAGGTTTAA